Part of the Phycisphaerae bacterium genome is shown below.
GCGCGCCGGGGCTCTGGCCCGACGAGGATCATGCCCGGGCCAAGCCCGATCTACGCATCAAGAACGTGACCGAACTGCCGGTGCTGCTCAACGGCCGCTGAGTATCCCTGTCTTTCCTTCGGTTCATCCCACTCAGCGCCGCCCCCCCCTGTTTTCAGAGACCGTCGGGTTGCCCAAAGGCCGTTCATGCCTTACCTTGCCGGGACCAGAGACCCGTCGAGGAGAAAATGACATGTCTGCCAAATGCTTGTACGCGGTAATCATCATCTGTGCCGCAATGGCATCGGGCCTGCGGGGCGAAGCAAAGCCCGGGCGTCCTAACATCGTCATCATCATGGCCGACGACATGGGCTTTTCTGACCTCGGCTGCTACGGATCGGAGATTACAACCCAAAATGTCGACCGTCTCGCGGCCGGTGGCCTGCGTTTCACCCAGTTCTACAACACCGCAAGGTGCTGCCCGACGCGGGCGTCTCTGCTGACAGGCCTTTACCCGCACCAGGCCGGTATCGGACACATGGTCGGCCAAGGGCCCACCCCCGCGTATCAGGGATACCTCAATGACCGCTGCGTCACTATTGCCGAGGTTCTCAAGCAGGCGGGCTACCGCACGTTGATGGCCGGTAAGTGGCACGTGGGAGAGGACCGACCGCACTGGCCGTGCGATCGCGGATTCGACGAGTACTTCGGCCTGATCAGCGGAGCGTCGAGCTACTTCAGCATTGATCCCGGCCGAAAATTCGCCCGCGGCAACGAGCAAATCGATCCTGTGAAAGATCGCTTCTACATGACCGATGCCTTCACCGATGAGGCGCTTTCGTTCCTGGAGAAGCACGGCCGCCGGCCGCAACCGTTCTTCCTGTACCTCGCGTACACCTCGCCGCATTGGCCGCTCCATGCCTGGCCGGGGGACATCGCCAAGTACCGCGGAAAATACAGAATCGGTTGGGATGCCCTTCGCCGGCAGCGTCACAAGCGCATGATTGAAATGGGCATCGTCGATCCCCGCTGGCCGCTGTCTCCCCGAGATCCCGAGGCCCCCGCATGGACCGACGCCGCCGACAAGGACGATCTTGATCTGCGCATGGCCGTCTACGCGGCCCAGATCGACCGCATGGACCAGAACGTCGGCAGAGTGTTGAACAAGATCGGCGAAATCGGCGCGGATCAAAACACGCTGGTCTTTTTCCTGGCCGACAATGGCGCCTGTGCCGAGAAGGTGGATCGCGGCCGGAAAGGCGCAGCGGCCGACAGCAAGGATTCTTACTTGAGCTACGGTTTACCGTGGGCCAATGCCAGCAACACGCCGTTCCGGCTTTATAAGCATTGGGTGCATGAAGGTGGTATCTCCACGCCGCTCATTGCCTGCTGGCCGGCTGTGATCGATAAGCGCGGAGCGATCACGCGCGAGGTCGGTCATCTCATCGATTTGATGGCCACGTGTCTCGATGCGGCCGGCGTGGAATACCCTGCCACCTATCACGACAAACCGATCGCGCCGCTCGAGGGCAAGAGTCTGATACCCATCTTCCGCACCGGCACCCGCCAGGGGCATGAGGCGCTGTTCTGGGAACACGAAGGCAACCGCGCCGTCCGCGAGGGCAAGTGGAAGCTCGTGTCGCGCCATCCGGGCGAGTGGGAGTTGTACGATCTGGAGGCCGATCGGACCGAGCTGAACAACCTGGCCGACAAGCACCCGGACCGCGTCAAGGCCATGGTCGACAAGTACAAGGCATGGGCCGATCGGTGCGGCGTGCTGCGGTGGGATCAGGTCACCGGCGGTAAGAAGCCGGGAACCAAGTGACAGAGGCCTGCATGCGGAAGATTCAGAGAACGACGGACCGGTCTGCGATCTGTCGAGCAGTCCTCCTCGGCCAACTGTGGAGAGCAACTTATGAGCCTGATAACGATTCTCGCAATGCTCACGATGAGTGTTCCCCTCAACGCAGCAAAGGATACCCGCGCGCTCGCGTCTTTCGAAACAGCCGACGACCTGAAAGCCCTCCGCACCCACGAAACCGCTATTCAGCCCACGACTCGCCATGCCACGGACGGTTCGACCGCCCTGGAAGCGACCTTCAAGCCGGCCGAGTGGCCGTGCGTCAAGATGGTCCCACCGGCACCGTGGGATTGGAGCGGCTTCGACGGCTTGGCGGCGGATATGACCAACCCCGGGCCCACCTCGATCGATTTCGGCCTCCGGGCGGATGATGACCTGACCGGTGGGCCGCAGCACTGGCGGCAGGGCTCGGGCCGCCTGGAACCGGGCGAATCCGCTACGTTTGTCCTCCCGCTGGGTCCGGATCCGATGACATACGGGATGCGGGGCCTGCCGACGCCGTCGGGTATGCGAGGTCTGCGGGGAGATCAGAGCAAGCCCATCAATCTCTCGCACGTCGTGGCCTTCCAGATCTTCATGCACAAACCTGCTTCACCCATGGTGCTGATCCTCGATAACATCCGCCTGGTGCACTGGAACCAACCGCTTGATGGCATCGTCGATCAGTTCGGCCAATACGCAAACGCTGATTGGCCGGGAAAACTCAAGAACGTATCCGAGTTCGCTAAACGCCTGGCCTCGGAACGCAAAGAACTGAAATCCCGCCGAGCATTGCCTGATCGCGATCGTTTCGGCGGCTGGGACAGAAGGCCGAAGCTCAAGGCCTCGGGCTTCTTCCGTACGGAGAAGGTCAGGAACAAATGGTGGCTGGTCACACCCGAAGGGCGCCTCTTCTGGTCGATCGGGATGGACTGCGTCGGTACCGAGGCGTCCACGATCACCACCGGTCGCGAAAACATGTTCGCCTGGTTGCCGGCACAGGATGATCCGTTGGCTCGCCATGCCGGCCGCGTCCGGAATGTGCACATGGGCCCGGTCAAGGAAGGCGCGACTTACAACTTCTACACAGCCAATCTGGAGCGCAAGTTCGGCCCGAACTACTTCTCGCTTTGGGCGGAGCTGACCCTCGAGCGGCTGGAATCCTGGGGTTTTAACACGATCGCCAACTGGTCGGACCACCGGCTTTACGGCAATGGCCGCGTCCCTTACGTCGCCACGGTTCACATCGGCGGCAACCACGGGCGGCTGAGCAGCGGTTCAGACTATTGGGGCAAAATGCACGATCCCTACGACCCGCAGTTTGCCGTGGACGCGGCCAATGCCATCCGGCCGATTGCCGAAAGAGTCAGAAATGATCCCTGGTGCCTCGGCTATTTCGTAGACAACGAGCTGAGTTGGGGCGGTTTCGGTGACGAAGCAGGGCGTTGCGGCTTGGCACGGGGAGCACTGGCCGAGTCTTCTGAGTCGCACGCCAAGAAAGCCTTCCTCTCGCAACTGCGCGACAAGTACGGAGCCGTCGACAAGCTCAACGAGGCCTGGGGGATAAAGCTGGCCGATTGGGCGGCGCTTGATCAGCCATACAGGCACCAGGGCAACGAAACAAACGCCATGACCGCCGATATGCGGGCCTTCGTGAAGGACCTGGCCCGTCGATACTTCACCATCGTGCGCGACGAGATGAGAAAGCTCGACCCCAATCACTTGTACATGGGCTGCAGGTTCGCCTGGCAGACGGATGAAGCAGTGCAGGCTTCCACCGAAACCTGTGACGTGGTTAGTTTCAACATCTACGCCGTCACGCCCGAACCCAAACGAATGGCCGCCGTCGAGCCGTTTGACAAGCCCTGCATCATTGGCGAATTCCACTTCGGGGCCCTGGATCGCGGGATGTTTCACACCGGCCTGGTGGCCGCAGCCGACCAGAAAACCCGGGCCCAGATGTACCGCGACTACGTACACCACGCTCTGGACAACCCCCTGGTCGTCGGTTGCCACTGGTTCCAGTACCTCGATCAGCCGCTTACCGGCCGCAGCTACGACGGCGAGAACTACAATATCGGTTTTGTCACCGTGACCGACTCGCCGTATCCTGAGATGGTCGAAGCCGCCCGCGCCGTACACACCGAGGCGTATGCCCGACGATGGGGCAAAGCGGCACAATGAGGGTCACGATTCAAGCGTGACGAGGAGCGGAGGCATCACGGCCGGGCAAGTTGGAGGTCTCCCGTCTCCGTCAGAGTGAGGTTTGTTTCATGTCCCCTCGCCAGGCCGTGCAAGCCGCGTTTCGCTTCGAGCAGGTTGAACCGGTGCCCTATTGGCTGCAATGGGACAAGGAATTGGATGCGGGGCTCGATGAGTATTTCGGCTCTTGCGCCTGGCGGAAGCGAGTCGTCCCGTACGTCGTCGGGCGCCATTTCGGCCACCGCGAGAAGCCCGTCAGCGTCGAGCGCAGCCATGACGCCTTCGGGACCGTCTTCCGCATCGGTAACATCCTTCACGTCGAGCAACCCGTTCTGTCCGAGCCGAGCCTCAAAGGTTACCGCTGGCCCGAGCCCAACGAGCTGATCGATTGGGACGAAATCGATGCGTTTCTCGCGCCGTTCCCCCAAAGCTTTCGCATGTGCGGCCTGGCCATGGGGCTCTTCGAGCGAAGCTGGCTCATGCGCGGGTTTGAGAACATCCTCGTCGACATGATGCTGGTCCCCGATTTCGTTCATGAGTTGCTGGATGGCATTCTCGATCTGCATCTGCGAGTCATGGACAGGATCGTCGCTCGTGTGCCCCTCGACGCCTACTTTGGAGGCGACGATTGGTGCGATCAGCGCACCGTGATGATGGGCCTGGACCTTTGGCGACAGTTTTTCAAGCCGCGGCTGCAACAGATGGTCCGCCACTGCCACGAACTCGGTCTGGCTTATGTGCTTCATTCCTGCGGCAATGTGGCGCCGCTCGTGGATGATCTGTTGGAAATCGGCCTCGACGGACTTGAATCACTGCAAGCTGAATCGATGAACGTCTACAAGCTCAAGCGTAAGGTCGCCGGCCGGATGGTCCTCATCGGCGGCATGGGCGTACAGCGGCTTATCCCGTTCGGCACTCCCGACGAGATTCGCGAGGAGACCTGCCGCCTGATCCGGGAACTCGGACAGGGCGGCGGCTATGTTCTGGGGCCGTCGAAGCCGATTCCGGCCGGCACGCCGGTCGCCAACGCCGCCGCATTCATTGAAACGGCCATGCAGTACGGTGCATCCCGCCCATAGAATGGGTTGGGCCAACGGCCGTGATCGGCGGAAAACAGCTTTCACGCCCGAAGTGGACAGCCCCAGGCCGGGTGT
Proteins encoded:
- a CDS encoding arylsulfatase translates to MSAKCLYAVIIICAAMASGLRGEAKPGRPNIVIIMADDMGFSDLGCYGSEITTQNVDRLAAGGLRFTQFYNTARCCPTRASLLTGLYPHQAGIGHMVGQGPTPAYQGYLNDRCVTIAEVLKQAGYRTLMAGKWHVGEDRPHWPCDRGFDEYFGLISGASSYFSIDPGRKFARGNEQIDPVKDRFYMTDAFTDEALSFLEKHGRRPQPFFLYLAYTSPHWPLHAWPGDIAKYRGKYRIGWDALRRQRHKRMIEMGIVDPRWPLSPRDPEAPAWTDAADKDDLDLRMAVYAAQIDRMDQNVGRVLNKIGEIGADQNTLVFFLADNGACAEKVDRGRKGAAADSKDSYLSYGLPWANASNTPFRLYKHWVHEGGISTPLIACWPAVIDKRGAITREVGHLIDLMATCLDAAGVEYPATYHDKPIAPLEGKSLIPIFRTGTRQGHEALFWEHEGNRAVREGKWKLVSRHPGEWELYDLEADRTELNNLADKHPDRVKAMVDKYKAWADRCGVLRWDQVTGGKKPGTK
- a CDS encoding beta-galactosidase yields the protein MSLITILAMLTMSVPLNAAKDTRALASFETADDLKALRTHETAIQPTTRHATDGSTALEATFKPAEWPCVKMVPPAPWDWSGFDGLAADMTNPGPTSIDFGLRADDDLTGGPQHWRQGSGRLEPGESATFVLPLGPDPMTYGMRGLPTPSGMRGLRGDQSKPINLSHVVAFQIFMHKPASPMVLILDNIRLVHWNQPLDGIVDQFGQYANADWPGKLKNVSEFAKRLASERKELKSRRALPDRDRFGGWDRRPKLKASGFFRTEKVRNKWWLVTPEGRLFWSIGMDCVGTEASTITTGRENMFAWLPAQDDPLARHAGRVRNVHMGPVKEGATYNFYTANLERKFGPNYFSLWAELTLERLESWGFNTIANWSDHRLYGNGRVPYVATVHIGGNHGRLSSGSDYWGKMHDPYDPQFAVDAANAIRPIAERVRNDPWCLGYFVDNELSWGGFGDEAGRCGLARGALAESSESHAKKAFLSQLRDKYGAVDKLNEAWGIKLADWAALDQPYRHQGNETNAMTADMRAFVKDLARRYFTIVRDEMRKLDPNHLYMGCRFAWQTDEAVQASTETCDVVSFNIYAVTPEPKRMAAVEPFDKPCIIGEFHFGALDRGMFHTGLVAAADQKTRAQMYRDYVHHALDNPLVVGCHWFQYLDQPLTGRSYDGENYNIGFVTVTDSPYPEMVEAARAVHTEAYARRWGKAAQ
- a CDS encoding uroporphyrinogen decarboxylase family protein, with amino-acid sequence MSPRQAVQAAFRFEQVEPVPYWLQWDKELDAGLDEYFGSCAWRKRVVPYVVGRHFGHREKPVSVERSHDAFGTVFRIGNILHVEQPVLSEPSLKGYRWPEPNELIDWDEIDAFLAPFPQSFRMCGLAMGLFERSWLMRGFENILVDMMLVPDFVHELLDGILDLHLRVMDRIVARVPLDAYFGGDDWCDQRTVMMGLDLWRQFFKPRLQQMVRHCHELGLAYVLHSCGNVAPLVDDLLEIGLDGLESLQAESMNVYKLKRKVAGRMVLIGGMGVQRLIPFGTPDEIREETCRLIRELGQGGGYVLGPSKPIPAGTPVANAAAFIETAMQYGASRP